The genomic DNA GTTCCATTGAAACTGGCACACTGAATTACAAATCCCTGCTTGTCCTTGTAATGGGAATATTTTGTTACTGTAGTTAAGTagtttttaaaaaaatcaaatcaagctgGTGCTTCAAATCGAGCATTCCCAAGctacaggcctctctcaactGTTTCAGTGTATTGCAATATTTTAGTTTGGACCATTGTTTACAGATTTTTATAGAACATCTTACAACTCGTCCTTTGAAGGTTAACTTAAGTAACTCAGCCACAAGGAAATGTTGAAATACAAAAAACTGCTGTAATGACTAAAACGAAAAAAACATACCTAGCATAATTTCCTGTCTACTGTGTCCTTGGAGGCTTATGTTTTGTGCCATTATGCACTAGAGTATGCATAAGAGGGACGGCACCTTGATGTTGCACACCCTGCAGTTTCTATGTAGTTAGGGCAAACGCATTAAACCAGCAGACTATGAGGGCTGCACAGGTTTCATGTCACAAAGAAACAGtagctacatcccaaatggtacccttttctctttatagtgcactacttttacatTATGTATTACACATACTTGTATGCATTCCTGCATTCGtgaaggattcagaccccttgactttttccaaatgttgttacgttacagcctttttctaaaatgtactaaattgttttttttctcctcatcaatctacacacaataccttgtACCTGAGttgagacatttttgcaaatgtataaaaaaataaactgaaaatcAAATCcacttgtatttgtcacatacatgtgttttgcAGAtgctattgcgagtgtagcgaaatgcttgtgtttctagctaacagtgcagtaatatctaacaatttcacaacaatacacacaaatctaaagtaaaggaatggaattaagaatatataaatatttgggtgagcaatgtcagagcggcatagactaagatacaatagaataggatagaatacagtatatacatgtgagatgagtaatgcaaaatatttaaacattattaaagtgactcgtgttccattattaaagtggccagtgattccatgtctatgtatatagggcagcagcctctaaagtgctagtgatggctaacagtattctaacagtatttaactgtctgatggccttgagagagaagctgtttttcagtctctcggtaccaccttgtactgacttcgccttctggatgatagcggggtgccCGGTGATgcttgggcagaccgcaccaccctcttgagagccctgcggttgtgggtggtgcagttgccctACCAGCCGGTGATACAGCttgacaagatgctctcaattgtggatttttaaaagtttgtgagggttttaggtgccaagtcaaatttcttcagccttctgaggttgaagaggcgctgttgcgccttcttcaccacacagtctgtgtgggtgtaccatttcagtttgtcagtgatgtgtatgacgagaacttgaagctttccaccttctccactgcagtcctgttgatgtggatagggggggttctccctctgctgtttcccgaagtccacaatcagctcctttctTTTGTTGACGTTGGATGAgagattattttcctggcaccacactcccaaggcctcacctcctccctgttaggctgtctcgtcattgttggttatcaggcctactactgtttgTGTCGTTTGCAAACTGGATGATTAAGTAgatgtgcgtggccacgcagtcatgggtgaacagggagtacaggagggggctgagcacacatccTTGTGAgaccccagtgttgagaatcagcaaagtggaggtgatTTGTCctgccttcaccacctgggggcggcccatcagtaagtccaggacccagttgcacagggcggggttcagacccagggccttaaGTTTAAGAATgatcttggagggtactatggagttgaatgctgagcttcagtcaatgaacagcattcttacataaatattcctcttgtccagatgggataggacagtgtgcagtgcgatggcatcGTCTGtgaatctattggggcggtaagcaagtgggtctagggtgtcaggtaaggtagaggggatatgatccttgactagtctctcaaatcacttcatgatgacagaagtgagtgctacagggtgatagtaatttagttcagttaactttgttttcttgggtacaggaacaatggtgaacatcttgaagcatgtggggacagtagACTGGGGTAGGaagagattgaatatgttcgtaacCACTCTAGCCAGcttgtctgcgcatgctctgaggaagcggctagggatgccgtccgTTTGGGCCGGCAGGCTTGCAAGAGTTAACACACTGTTGTGGAAATTATTGTACAGGGACACTCGGAGTCACTTAGTGAGTGACTTAAGACTCTCttctagggagggtgacatgttagatgccaatataacgcagagactaaatcgagtggcctgcctccaagaagtgggccgcaactgggtaagtaaagtttttacacctaatgaTGCTACgataatttttaccacaaggacaagttataagataaataactgccttagtggagcacgtaataacacctttgattgggatcgatttccctgtttgtgggtgtttgaaggatctacatttataagtgccattgcattgagcacagccattacatttgtaatttccatccagtaggtGCGCAAATATACATTGTTCAGGAATATcatggggtggtaaatcagagtgtaccaattggtctctgagatttctgcccaagggaaggtccgaaaacacattactgagactatcatcggattttagaatgtgccaatgtttgtgaacaattcccttaatttgttcagaacgctttgaatagcgggtagaaatctcagagaccaattggtacaCTGATTTcatttctcatgaagctggttgagagaatgccaagtgttcaaagttgtcatcaagcctaagggtgactactttgaagaatataaaatgtatttggatttgttgaacactttttttgttactaaattattccatgtgttatttcatagttttgatgacttcactattagtctacaatgtagaaaacagtaaaaataaagaaaaacccttgaatttgTAGATGTGTCCCACTCAAAACACAGGGGGATGCGTGTGTctgatatacacacagacatgaaaaCTTACACCCTGTGTTAGCATCTGTTTTTGATACTATCACTCAGCGTGATATCTGCCCAGCAATTATGCGTGTCAGTTGACATTAATGGAGGTGACATGTAGGTTTGAACAGCTGTATGCGCTGCAGCagcattttttggttactacatgattccatgtgttatttcatagttctgatgtcttcactattattctacaatgtagaaaattgtaaaaaaaaaaaagaaggctgAAATGAGTCGGTGTACaaagtacaaacttttgactggtactgtatatagcggATGACTGTTTATGTCATTTTATTTTCAGCATAAGTGACAGTCGTGATTATGAACCCTTTCGTTGTTATAACATCAGTTCCCATAACCACCTCTACTCAACACATTTCAATGACATGGCATCAATCTGAACAATTTCAGGTccaatcccaaatcaacccctagacacTCACCCTATGCACTTCAGGAGATGTAAGAGGATTTAACGGGTATAAGCAATTAATTCCAACTGGCCCTCTGTTAGGCTAGGTTGATGTTTCACCGTATTGCTTAAACCCATCAAATCATATCCGATCTCCACAAGTGCACAGGGTCTAGGGGTCCATTTAGGATTGGGCCTCACTTTTGGCAAATCCAGTCACCTCAAATGACGTATTCTAAATGAGACACACAAACCCAGTagaaacatggctctctgtcTCAATAGTCTACAGTAGCTTCTTCTCCTCGTCCCCTTTCCTTCCTCTGGTCAGGCTGGTCAGTTCCTTCaggtcagtgcagatgaaggagaggCGGCGAGGATATGAATTTAGACTATTTAGGAATAACCCATGAGAGGTATTAAGATGCTTAAAGTTGTGTTACTTAACTTTAAGTTACTTCAACAGGATTGAACTTACTTAAACTGGAACACTTACGCTCCAACACAGATTCCCTCAAAAATATGAGGAGCAATGACAGATGGGAGTTTGTTCCCATTTACTTTCTAGTTAAATAGTGAGACATTACGCAGTGAACTGTTAAGTCCAGACACTCGCACACAGATATTTTCGACAACAGTCTTCATGTAGTCAATTCAGTATACCAGCAGTTCCTGTGCAACGAATGACAGGACCGGAACAGGATCGTGACCAGACTGACCACAGAACCAGGTCGGGGTTTTCTTGACTGAACGAGCCAtgtcccccgctctctctgtgtccgtcAGTCTGTCATCTGTTCGACGTTAGCAGGTCTCTCCTGTTCTGGAAAGATCCGTGTTTTGAGgagctctgttctctcctcttcggACAGATTGTCCAGCTCGTGCTCCAACACCTAGGAATGGAAAGGAGGGACGGGAAATAATGTACTTAGAAATGAGGGATGGGTAAAAGTGGGGGGGCCTTGAAGTTGAGTCAAGTTCAAGATGGGCTCTGCAACATTTGTCTTATTTTAGTATATTACAATGTCTCTCAAATATACAAAGTTAAAACTCATAAATAACCATGCTAAATAAACATGGCTCACATTTCACCTTATCAAAATAGGATGGTTCAAAGAGTTTTAATCAGAAGACCATATATCAAGTTCATCATCATCTCAGAAGGAAATTTGTTTGTTAATAAAAGTCAAACAAGAGACAGTTAAGACACAATCACATTAGCGAGAGCTTAAAACAAGAGCCTAGGCTAAGACATTAGGGTGCAAAACTCACCACGACTGGGGTGTATCCTAGGACCGTCAGATGACGCAACTTGATAGCCAGGTTTCCACGGGGACGGGAGGTACCATAACAGAAAGAGGACGGTGGAGCGCAGAATACTGCAATTCTACATCAAGGGGAGAGAATACAAGAATAGTTTGATCCTAATTTAGATAACATTGATGTGACTGAAACAGTGATTGAATGAGTTTGAATGGGAGAGACTACACCGATCTAATTCAGATGAAGTGAATCATATAATCCTGTAAATTTTACAGACAGTAATTGTTTTTCCACAACATTAGTTAGTAACCTTTGACTGTGCTCAGGTGGCGGAAACTCGCTCTCAGATGGTGCCCTCCCTCCTGTGGCTTCTTGTAGAGATCCGGGTTGGGTTATCACACCATCTGTTATACAACCCAGACACAACCCGCAATATGACATCCTTTCAGCAACAGAAACAATAACTCGCTAAAATAAAGCACAATCACTGTTGAGCATTGGTGAAGAAATAACTGGGGGACACATCTTATGCCGACAAGTTCAAATACAGTACCTAACTCAACACATACATAAAAGCTGTGCGAATGTCTTGTCCCACATAATAAATACACAACATAATGATCCCAAGCAGTGAGGTAGccaggtcccagatctgtttgtgctctatAGCCAACTCCTTTGGTCATTGTAATGCCATACAACCATACGAGTTAACTATCCAGGGTTTCCTAAACCCGGTCCTGGCCCCCACCCCCAGGTTGCACGTTTTAGTTTATGCCCTAgcaccacacagctgattcagataatcaaagcttgatgagttgtttatttgaatcagctgtgtagtgctagggcaaaaaccaaaacattcacccggggggggggggggggggtcccaagACCAAGTTTAGGAAACCATGAGCTagccaacacaaacagatctgggaccaggcaatgttccctctaagctcgGGCTGCCgcacagaagaaatatcagcccaaGCAGAAAAGCACGAGATCTAcatttctagagttttcccttaATGAACACTATCAACTTTTCGCTGTACTGTGGGAATTGTGCTTGAATCAACACAATATTTTCAAATCAAacctaattttatttgtcacatgcgccaaatacaacagatgtagaccttcctgtaaaatgcttacttacaagcccttaaccaacaatgcagttcaagaaatagagttaagaaaatatttactaaataaaatgaagtcaaaaataaaataaaaagtaacaatataACAATAACAAGTCTATATACGGGGGTACCGAGTGGTACCAGGTGTACAGAAGCAaaattagccactttcaatgtaaCATACCGGAACAAAATCAAATATGCAAGACTTAGTTTGATAAAACTAACTGTGCAAGAGATTTTCTTGTAGGCAAAGCACAATGGAGTAGGATTTCATTTCATTGACAGTCATGACTCaggcccgtactctacacagaccggtgcgccataatcaatcagagctgcagtagacgCAAATAGCCATTGTCATATATggatggatctgtgccattcactttgaactggactgtgtttacaacaTGAGCGTCAgcgagtagatgcgcttgttttgagatcaaagcgagagttGCATGCAGCCACCTGTAtacatttgttcatattctttgctagttagtgagttattagcccagttatagctaaTTTCTCGTCAACAAATgggggagtggttgcttcctaaaagagcacaaaatgtgtgcaTTTCTAGCCATCTTCGAAAAGAGAATTAGGTAAAGAGTtggttttttttgtcttaaaggggcagtgttatAGCCAATAGGCaaagggtagcataatttgtctgattctctgtaataatggtatgagaataataatgcattttattttgaaaagtggtttcttgcatcaaacaacaacattcagtcaccttgtctgaaggacaagtggataaacaggttcatgtcaagccctgcatgtttttcccccaaaagtctcatggaatgtaggtctacattgaacaccacacattggctgctactgtaggctgaatgatagaacagctatttccatatTAAAACGTTTTGGGATTGTTTTTGGCCactgataggcctacattatgatcaaatagccataGTAGTCTACTGTGCCACTTTTAAAAAACTAACTTAAAGCAGGTCAGCAGccgtgttcacagtaaacgtgcGCCGTaggttgcacagaattttcacaacgtttAAGTTCGCGCTCAGCAGAACTGCTCAGTGCCTAAAAGAATTACAGGAAACATTGGGACCAAGCTAACAGTGAAGTCCTACTTACCTATGAAGTATAGGTCTTCAACCATCACACCCTCCTGTAGCAGCCCTTCCTGGGCGATGCTCTGCAGGGTCATAGACAGCCCTGGGTTAATGGAAAGGTCGTTAGGGGCTGGAGAGCCCAGAGCCTCGGGAGGGACAGTCAGGGGCTTAGGGAGAGAAGGTCGGTCCAGCCTGAGACACAGGTCCACTATCTGCAGCTTTTTTTCCATCCCCTTCTGCAGCCGCCCACCTGTATGGACATGGAGGACAAGGGGTCAGCTGGTTGGATAGGTTTAAGTAAGATGGTAATAGCTTCCTCTTGCCTTCTTATTGGCTGGGTAGAAATATTGCTTACACCCATTTCACTTCCACAGGAGCATCTAAGGGGTAGGGGCTAGCAGTTCGATTTGGAATTCAGAATATCTGTATTATAATAATGTTTAATAATGATGTATAAGTGTCTTTTTTCCCAAAATCTAATGATTTGAAAATCTAATCAGTATCTTTATTTAGGCTGACAGTGTCTGACCTCTGGCACTGATCTCCTCCAGTGTCTCCTTCTGCAGCAGCTGTTCCAGTGGGGCGGCAGGAAAGTGGCCCAGCAGACACAGGCAGTAGACCACCTTCAGCAGCTCGGAGGCAGCCATCTTGGGAAGGTAGGACACCACCACGTGGGTCACGCCCTCCAGGAACCTGTGGCCAGGAAGAAACATATAGAGTTTGCATTCAGCGGGATATGGTGGTAATCTGTATTATGTGACTGTTATGTGGCTGCTTTGAATATTGATTGACAACCCATCTCCATTTATAAATACAGCTGTAGCTGTGCACACTGCAAAAATGCTATATAGCAGGGAGCAAAGATGACTGTAGGTTCCTTCAAAATGTAATGCGGTAACTACTGATCTGTAAGTAATTGAATAAGAGAGAGACCGTACTGCTTCAACTTTCACCAACCTAGTCAAATCAGTAAATACTGTAACTTAAGGTTTGGGAGAATGGAAGCCTGTATTTAAGGTATTCAAACAGGGTCTAGGCCTACAGTTAGCCATTCTTTAGCTTAGCATATTATTAAGGTAAtgcagagaaggggggggggggaaacggaGAGGGCATGGCGAGTTAGAGACCATAGAAATAAAAATGTCAACaatgtcattctatttctatggtacattatatttctatggtggaGACTCACGGCTCTCTGTAGCCCTGTAGGTTGTGGTTTAGGGACGAGTAGGTCTTCAGAACGCTGAGGACGTCTTTGAGCCCCAGGGCGTCCGGGTTCTTAGTCACTCTCTCTGCGAAGGCGTCCAACATGGCCGTGGGGCAGAAAGCTAGATCCTCAAACGCAGACAGGAAGAGAATCAACTGGAACCGACAGAACAcgttagaggagaggagtaaacttccgatttcaaacACAGGCTCTTACGGATCAAGATCACCACTGAACAGTATTCTAAGTGCTAGAAGCTATGGGAACCTTCTCAAAGGCCGGTTTATCAGAAACAGTGCTCCCCTGCTGCATAAATCTGTGTAACTATATTAGGGTCGGGCGATGTCAACCTTTTTCCCATCGTGATTATGCACTCCTAAAACATTGTGCTATACGATGGCATCACCCCCTATTGGCAAACCGCCTGCACAATTATAAAACTGATTCGCATTTTTCCAAATCCTCCTCTCATATTAGGCCTAGGTTACTATGAGTTTAAGGTAGCTTGCTCTTTCACAAGCTTTCCTCAGCTTTCTTTAGACTTCTAACTCAATTTTTCAATCTTGGTATTGTTGGCACAACCTCATTCTTGTTGCCTGAAATATAATTTGGCATTCAAAATAAAGTTGTGATTGAGAATAGCACAGATTCCGACATAATTGTTCACATTTTAAAAGGAGAAACTTTAGGACAAACACTTTATTAGAATATTTGGGAAATACTTTTCATAACTTTAATTGCTTTTATGATATTGAAATTAGTAGGATTAGACTTTTGACAGTTTGGTTCACAATGGCAAGGAGGGATCAAAAACAACTAACAACTTTGAGATAATCTAACAGAGTTGAAGGCCAAATGTTTGATCATGAAATAGAGTGGCTGGAGAATTCATTGGCTCGGGGGAAAAAAAATAGAACATATTTTCTGAAAGAAGATTTGGCGCTGCTTTGGTGAAACTTAGCAATGTCTACATCGTCCTCGTGCATtctgtaaatataacatgaatTGAAATAGGCTATAGCAAATAAGAATATAGGCAATATTACTCTAAATAATGTAGCTAAGGGGGTAAGCAGTATAGtatttgtgtatatagtgtagtatagaaTACTGTAGTATGGTAAATTATAGTATACAGTAGAATGGTAAGTTATAGCATAGTATACAGTAGTATGGTATATTATAGTATACAGTAGTATGGTATAGGTCACCTGTTTGTTGTTCCACATGGTGATGCTGGAAGCCACGTAGTCAGAGATGGCGGTGAACAGGGCCACGTCTCTGGAGTGCAGCTCCTTATAGGCCCTCAGCACACTCACCAGGCGGTGGAAGGGGACTCCGTGGACGTGCTCTGTGATGCAGGAGGGAAGAAGGAAAGAGTACAGTCATCTTTCACATATAAAACAGTTGCACCAGTAGCTGAGAATGATGAGCCGACACTGATCAAATAACTGATCCTGTGAAACACGCTGAGCAGAGTACAGCGGCTTACGTCCACTGGTTTCCGGTCAGTCAAGTCTGGCATATAGGATGTGTCTCACCTGCAATCTTCCTGCTGCAGACGGCCAACAGTGGCTTGGAGCAGAAGCCCATAGAGGCCAGCGTAGTGATCATATACTGGGAGTTCGGAAGAGTGAACTGGTCTGCCAATGACAGGGCCTTTCTCTGGATGGAGGGATGGCAAGAGAAACATTGTTATTACTGGTCAGGGCCCATATGCACAATCTCAGAGTAATAATGCTGATCTAGGAGttttagggctgaccccatttcgtcaacatacatttttttttttagtcGGGCAGTTGCACAACTATGTATAAAATAAACActgcagtagctgttttcaaagtatttccGCCATTTAGTTTAATAGCTGGTAAATTAATCGCACCAAGTCTAAGAACTACGAATCCTATATAGCCTATTCCACCTCTCactgcaacactgcctggctgggctgTGCGCACTCAAAGAACTGAGCGAAAGATTCATTTTTAGAAGAGCTGCTGTTGTTTTTCCATGTTTGAGTTTCAACTGCTAAGGAAGAGAAGACAATGCTTCTACTATTCATACTCAATCTCACAGCAGGCACAAACATGTCTGGAGTCGCACCACCGACGTAACATCGTGAAATTGTTTGTCTCAGCtgtgatattttggttaaaagaATCAGATCACAAAATGTTTAATTAAATAATATACAACATTGcttcttactagtaatacatgtattgttttagaa from Oncorhynchus clarkii lewisi isolate Uvic-CL-2024 chromosome 7, UVic_Ocla_1.0, whole genome shotgun sequence includes the following:
- the LOC139413104 gene encoding FAST kinase domain-containing protein 2, mitochondrial produces the protein MTARTAEVLLGWALRICNHRRPWQHRGPQMLMIESFDRGLSHIWSTGPSHRPLAGLAIYKVRYYSQGKTYGQDVVERKQGNSIQTQSSGTWSSPSRTSPDQPAKRVPFYDQLRECGSPSDVLDLAGQYTATHRRVSNCLTRCWESTKKMSEEQRRYELRIMFEHAGFEELLQRTMQDARHMRSEDLAYSLLATVKLGVSQSSRVVQTLLRVCQENLNEFDEKSLSVLASCLEHLESSPNGDALKEGVRLMIEALLPSIQNVMSLQTLMRHMGRDTPVDIKKKLERKALSLADQFTLPNSQYMITTLASMGFCSKPLLAVCSRKIAEHVHGVPFHRLVSVLRAYKELHSRDVALFTAISDYVASSITMWNNKQLILFLSAFEDLAFCPTAMLDAFAERVTKNPDALGLKDVLSVLKTYSSLNHNLQGYREPFLEGVTHVVVSYLPKMAASELLKVVYCLCLLGHFPAAPLEQLLQKETLEEISARGGRLQKGMEKKLQIVDLCLRLDRPSLPKPLTVPPEALGSPAPNDLSINPGLSMTLQSIAQEGLLQEGVMVEDLYFIDGVITQPGSLQEATGGRAPSESEFPPPEHSQRIAVFCAPPSSFCYGTSRPRGNLAIKLRHLTVLGYTPVVVLEHELDNLSEEERTELLKTRIFPEQERPANVEQMTD